The following is a genomic window from Methylomarinum vadi.
CCGTTGTTCCAGCCGCTGCTTTCGCTCATGATCGATCGGATAGACGCTGCTGACATGGATGTCGAGTGTTTTATTGCGGTCCAGCGTTTGCAGCGAGTTCATACAGGCATCCGGCAACTGGTGTATTTGTTGGAATAACAGATCGAACAAACGGTCTTCCAGTTGCGGTCCGGCAGCCTGTTTTAGAATCAATGACGCAAAGTGGGCGCCGTTCAATAATGCCAATTTCTGTTGGTGGCGATGGATTTCCTGCTGTTGCCGTTGCATCGACGTTCTCGCCCGATGGCGTTCCAGCTCCAATTCCTCTCGCAGCTTAAGCAATTGTTGTTGTCGGTCGGTTTCCAATTGCTGGTGCAACGCGCTTATCGCCGCCTGTTTTTCTTGGTCCCATTGCTGTTGCCGGTTCTCGTAGGTCTTTTTCAACTCCAACGCTTCCTGGCGCATTTTTTCGGCCTGGGCCAGGGACTGGTCGATCAATTGCTTACGGCGATTGATCTGGTCTCTGACCGGACGGTAAAACAAGCGTTGTAGAATCCAGATTAAAATCAGAAAATTGACGATTTCGAGGAGGAATGTGGTCAGGTCGAATTCCATCGGGCGTTGTCCGCATCAAGGCAAGATATAAGTCAGCAAGGGGTTCTTGAATAGCACGATCAAGATGATGACCAAGCAATAAATGGCCAGCGATTCGATCATCGCCAGCCCGATGAACAGCGTGCGCATCAACGGACGTTCCGATTCCGGCTGGCGCGCCATTGCTTCCAACGAACTGCTGATGGCCCTTCCCATCGCCAGCGCCGGGCCGATCACGCCGATGGCTATGCCGATCACGGCGGCCACCGTCGATCCTAAAACTATCCAGGTCATTGCGTTCATGATTTTCCTTGTTCTTCAGTATGTGATTGTTGCGATTGTATCGCACCGGCCAGATAAATCAGCGCCAACATGCCGAAAATATAGGCCTGCACCAAGGCTTCCACGATATGCAGCATCAAAATAGGCACCGGGGCGAGAAAACCGGCCACCAGCAGAATCAGCATGGCCGCCATTTCCAGGCTCATGATATTGCCGAACAGGCGGACCGCCAATGCCAGGGTACGGGTCAATTCGCTAAGAATATGGAATGGCAACAGGATTGGCGTGGGTTGCAGGTAATGGCGCAGATAGTTCTTGAGGCCTTGAGTGCGGATGCCGAACCAATGTACCGACAGAAACACCAGCAGCGCCAGTGAGGCGGTGACCGACAGGTCGCGGGTCGGGGAATGCAGGCCCGGAATCAGGCCGAGCAGATTGGCAACGACCAAAAACAGCCACAACGTGGCGATGAAAGGCATGATCATGCGTCCGTGTTCCGGCGCGACCGCCAGAACGCTTTGCTCGATGACGCCGACGATTGCCTCGATAATCGTTTGCAGCCGGCTCGGCAACATTGTCATGTTGCGGGTGGTCAAGCCGGCGAAAGCGGTGATGGCCAACATGATGCCCCAGGTCGTGAGCACCGAGGAATGCAAGGTCAGGAAGCCGAAGGTGAGGGAAAAGTCGTTGTCCATTGCCGTCTGTTTTTTTGCTCGGTCGCCGTATTGTAATTCTAACAAAAAGCCCGGAACGAAAATCTTTAGGGATTCAAGAGCTTCGGTTACCCATTCCTATACCTCGTTCATTCATTTTCCCTGATCAATAAATATACGTTTATCACGCCAATTACCAAGCCTAACAGAATCAAGCCCAGGGTCCAGCGCATCGAATAGCCTTGCGCCATGCCGTCTAGCCAAAAACCCAGATAGGCACCGCCGATCACCGGCAGTACCAAGACCAGGCCCAGAGTACCGAGAAACAAGGTTTGCGCTAGGATATTGTGTTGTTCCCTACGCGCTTTTTGCATGCGTCTGGCCTGGCGCTCGATTTGTCGTATCAGGTTCTTTTTATGATCGTTCATGACGTTTATTCGTTGCGGCGTCGCAGGTTCCAGAGCTTGGTCAACATCGATTGTTCCATTTTTTGCAGGCTGAGCCTGATTGAGCCGAGGCTTTCTTCTTCCTGTTCTATTTGCTGCTTTAACAGCTCGCTGATGCGTTCGAAATCGCTGCCGACCAAAAAATGCCGAGTGGAAATGGATAATTCGTTGTTGTGGAAATAAAGTACCCCCCCGGCTAGCGCCAGATATTGCCAATCATCGTCTTGCCGGCGAAAGCGGCTCAAACCGGTAATCAACGAGGTCATGAAACGGGCATGGTGGGCCTTCAGGCCGAAACTGCCGCTGGCATCTTCGCCGACGAAAACGGCAACGTCGTCGATGGTTTGGCTTTGCCTGACATCGTATAGATTAAGGGTAAATGTCGTCATGGATGTTCCTGCATGCTGCCCCGCATATAGCATTGCTGCTCGGAAATGTTGTCGTATTGGCCCAACAGGAAGGCTTCGCAATCGCTCAAGGTTTGTTGCAACGGCACCGAGACCCCCGGTTGATGGCTGTGTTGCGCCAATACCTTGAACGGTTGGGTCAGATAGCGCTGCAGTTTTCGCGCGCGCATGACGATGCGGCGGTCGCTTTCCGACAATTCCTCGATGCCGAGCATGGCAATGATGTCCTCCAATTCCCGGTAACGGGCCAGATGCTCGCGAACGCCTTCGGCAATCTGGTAATGGCGTTCGCCCAGCGTATGTTTGTCCATCAGCTTACTGCCCGATTGCAGCGGGTCGACCGCCGGATAAATGCCTTTGCTGGCCTGTTCCCGGGACAGAATGACGGTGGTGTCGAGATGGCTGAGTATCGTGCTGACCGCTGGGTCGGTCATGTCGTCGGCCGGCACGTAGACGGCCTGTACCGAGGTGATATTGCCGCTTTGAGTGGAAAGAATGCGTTCCTCCAATTCGGCCACTTCGGTGGTCAGGGTCGGCTGATAACCGACCGTGGCCGGCATACGGCCGAGCAGGCTGGATATCTCGCTGCCGGCCTGGACGAAACGGAAAACGTTATCCATGACGAACAGGACTTCCTTTTGCAGGGTATCGCGCAAATATTCGGCATAAGTCAGGGCCGAAAGTCCGATGCGGAAACGGACGCCGGGCGATTCGTCCATCTGCCCGAACACCAGCAACGTATCCTGCATGACGCCGGCCTGCTGCATTTCCCGCCACAACTCATGCGCCTCGCGAATGCGCTCGCCGACCCCGGCGAAAACCGAGACGCCCTGATGAATGGCCGAGACGGCGTGAATAAATTCCATTACCAGCACGGTCTTGCCGACGCCGGCGCCGCCGAACAGGCCGGTTTTGCCGCCCTTGACGAAGGGGCACAGCAGATCGATGACCTTGATGCCGGTTTGCAGAATGCCGGTGATGCCGGCGGTTTCATACAGCGCGGCCGGTTTGGAATGGATGTTGCGATAGTCTTTTTGCGGCAGTTCCGGCTGACCGTCCAGCGGTTCGCCGAAGATATTCAGCAGCCGTCCCAGGCATTGTTCGGCCACCGGCACATGCAACGGCGCCCCGCTGTCGTACACCGGCATGCCACGGCTCAAGCCGGCGGTACCGTGCAGCGTAATGGCGCGGACCTGATGCTGGTCCAGATGCTGATGGACCTCGAACAAAAAAGTCGTGTGGTCGAAACAGGCGTATAAGGCTTGGCGCAGAGGGGGGAGTCGCTTGCAGGATATAATCACGACCGGGCCGTGGACTTCGGTGATGGTGCCGATGGCGGTTTTCTGTGAGCTGATGGGTGCTTCCATGATGCCGGCCTTTTCATCGGAAGGGTCGAGGTTACGCCATTCCCGGATTCCGCTGCGCTAATTCCAGGCTACGTTTCATTGTCAGTATACTCTTTTACCTTGAACCTGGCCTCTTTCATTCAAGAACATTTTAGCCGATATTTCTGTACCCGATAGCGCAAGGTTTCCCGGGTCGAACCCAGCATCCTGGCGGCGGCCGTCACGTTATAATCGGTCAGTTCCAGCACCTTTTGCAAGATGTATTTTTCCATATCCTGCAACGACAGGCTGCCGTCCAGCGGGATATGCAATTGCCTGGCGTCATCGGCGGCGGGCGGTTGATTTTCCGCCACATGGTTGCCCGATAACTGTAGCCATTGCAACGGAAATTTATAGTCTTCGGCCAACAGCACGCAGCGTTCGATGACATTGCGCAATTCTCGCGTATTGCCGGGCCAATGGTAACGCTTCAGTTGCCGCCAGGTCTCGTCGCACAATTCGGTGCTGACTTTCTTGCCCGACTTGGCGTTGAATTCGTTGATGAAGGCCGGCACCAAGTCCTCCAAGTCTTCCAGGCGCTCGCGCAAGGGTTGAATGTGGACGGACAGGACGCTGAGGCGATGATAGAGGTCGCCGCGAAATTTTCCGGCGGCCACCAGCTTCGGCAGATCTTGGTTGGTGGCGGCGATAATTTGCACGTCCACGTCGATTTCGGTTTCGCTGCCCAGGCGGCGGATTTTCAGTTCCTCGACCGCCTTCAACAGTTTGCTTTGCAAATCGAGTTCCATTTCGCCGATTTCATCCAGAAACAGCGTACCTTTATGGGCTTGCTCGAACAGGCCGCGGTGCCGTTTGCGGGCGTTGGTGAAGGCCCCGGCCTCGAACCCGAACAGCTCCGATTCCAACAGTTCGTGGGGCAATGCCGCGCAGTTGATCTCGACCAAGGGCGCGGAAGCACGACTGCCGTTGTAATGCAGCACCTTGGCCAGCAGGCCCTTGCCGGTACCGGTCTCGCCGTGGATCACCAGGCTGGAAAAAGGGACTTTGGCGATCCGTTGCAACATGTTACGGAGCGATTTTGTGTTCGGGCTGCGTCCCAGCAAGGCTTTGTCGGAAAATTTCTTATGGCTGCTTTCGGTTTCCTGCAGCAAGCGGCGTTGGGCCTTGGCGCTACGCGCCGCGCCTTCGATTTGCAGGTTCAGGCGGTTCAGTTCGCAAGGTTTTTCGATAAAATCGAAAGCCCCCAGGCGTAGCGCCCGTACCGAATCGGCGATGCTGCCGAAACCGGTCAGAAACAGCCATTCGATGCCTTCTATCGCCTGGCCGCGCATTTCCTCCAGGAAATCCAGCGCGTTGCCGTCCGGCAGGTTCATATCGGACAGTACGACGATGGGGTCGATTTTTTGCTGTAATAAAATTTCCCGGGCCTCGCCGAGCGAGGTGACCCATTCGATTTCCCAGTCTTGTTTACTGAAAAAACGCTGCAACTCCAGGCCTAGCAGTTTCTCGTCTTCGATAATTAACAAGCAGTCTTTCATGAATTCAATACCGGTAAGGTTAACGTAACGCAGGCATGGCCGTCTTCGTTATTGTGCAATCGAACGGTCCCTTGCTGGGATTTGACAAAACGCTGCACCATTGCCAAGCCCAGCCCCGTCCCTTTTTCCTTTAAACTGACGAATGGCTGGATGCCGTTGTTCAGTAGCGAATCGTCAAAACCCGGTCCGCTGTCCTGAACGGTAATAATAATCCGCTCATCGTCGCGCCGGGCCGACAATTGAATCTGTCCGGCCTGGTTACCGATGGCATGAATCGCGTTCAATAGCAGATTCAACAAAGCCAGGCGAAATTCGGTCGGCGGCAAATGAGCTTTTAGTTTCGGATCGATATTATATGTCAGTTTTACGTTTTCAGGGATTTGATATTTCAAAAATTGACTCAAATCGTTGCAAATTTGCCTGATATCGACAGTTTCGGCCTGATTGGACGGCGTGCGGGTCAAGGCCAACAGGTCGTTCAGATGTTGGGTCAACCGTTTGACTTCGTGAAAGACGGCCTCGAGCCGTTCCTGCAGTTCCCGGTCTTCGCATTCCAGCAGAATATTCTGCAGCGCCAGTTGGATACCGGCCAAGGGATTGCGTAATTCATGCGCGGTGCTGGCGGCCAGTTCGGCGACCACGGTCAAGCGTTCGCCGCGGGCGATCTGTTGACTTTGTTCGAATAAGGCGGATGTCGCCTCGCGAATTTTGTGCTCGAGTTCATGGGTGTAATCCAGATGCTCCTGCTCCAGCTCGGTCAAGCGCATGACCAGGTTGTTGTAATTGTCGAACAGTGCCTGCATGACCGGGTCGGCCGACTGCTGTTGAATCGGGCGCCGGTCGCCGCTGGCCAGCATTTGCAGGAATTCCTTCAACGAACCGAGCGGCGCAAGCACGTTACGGCGGAAAAAGAAGCGCCCGATCACGAAGATAATGGCGAAAGTCAGCAGCGGAATGACGACGGCGAGTTCGAATTCCAGTTGACTGTCGGCGGCAATACTTTCCAGCAGGTTTTCCTCTTCGCGAATTTGTCTGGAAAACAATTGCCGGGTCGTTTCCAAGGATCGCACGAGACCTTCGTTATCGCCTTGCAGAGCCTTGGCGAATGCCTCCTGCAGCGACTTGATATCGGCGACGACTTGCGGGGAGCCGATCTGTTTTGGCGGCAGGATGTGTTGCAGCTCGGCCAACATATTCTGAGGATCGTCGGCAATACGGCCCGGCTTGCTGCTGCCGTCCGTTTGTAATTGGTTGGTCAATAAAACAAAGATGGTTTCTTCCAGACGATGGCCATTTCTGATATCGGCTTCCAGCATGTTCAGGCGTTGATGGTTGCGCCAGGTGAGTCCGCCAATGGCCAACAGTTCGACGACAATGAACAATCCTAAGACGATGCTGACGAAGATGACGGGTCTGAATAATAAATTGAGCATAAATGAAGGAGTAGTTAGTCAATACACACGAAACCGATAGGTTGGCGAATGGAGAGAATGAATTCCGACCCAGGCCTCATTATTTATGAGGATGAATCGGGGCGGCAAAAAAATCGAAAAACAGCGACATGCCCAGCGAGGAGACCAGCAATGTCAGAATCATCGCGGGCGTGCCTTTTTTGATCCATACCCCCGGCGTGATGGCCAGGTCCGGGTTGTTGTTCTCCTTCGCGATACGTTCCGACAGGGTCACGATGAAGACGTTGGCGGTCGAGCCGAGATGAGTGCCGTTGCCGCCCATGCCGACGCCGATCGCCAGGCTCCACCACAATGGCGCGACATTGATGCCTTGTGCTTCCAGGCCGAGTAAGATGGGCACCATCGCGGCGGTAAACGGGATGTTATCGATTAGCGCCGACAAAATGGCCGCTACCCACATCAGGACAATACTGGCCAGTAACAGGTCGGAGGCGACGAACGGCTTGATGAAGGTGCCGATGTATTCCAGGAAATGACTGCGTTCGACGCCGCCCACCAGGATGAACAGCGACACGAAAAAAATCAGCAGGGTCATCTCCAACGAGCCGAACGACTCGTCGAGATCGATATGGTGGGCGATGAACACCAGCAAGGTCAGGCCGATAGCGGCCACCACCCAGGCATTCCAGCCCAGGTCGTGGTGGAATATAAACAGAATGACCATGAAGCCCAAGATCCACAGGGAAACGTTCCAGGTTTGCGGGTCCTTGATCGTTTCCTGCTCGGTGAAATCGGGCGTGTCCGGCGTGACCGACAATTCCTGGCGGAAGAAAAACTTCAAGGCGTACAGAATGGCCAACCAGGCGGCGAAGACAATCCCGCCCATGCGCATGAAGAAGGTATTGAAATCGATATGCGCGGCCGAGCCGATCATCAGATTGGGAGGGTCGCCGACCAGGGTCGCGACGCCGCCGGTATCGGAAAGCAAGGCGGCGGCCAGCAGGTAGGGAATCGGGCTGATGTTCAGTGCCTGGCAAATCAACACGATCAACGGCCCGAAGATCACTACCGTGGTAACGTTATCCAGCAACAGGGAAATGACGGTCACCGCCGTTCCCAATAGCACCATTAATAAAAACAACTTGCCTCGGCTGTAATCGGCGATGCGGTAAGCCAGGGCCTGAAAACCGCCGGTAGGGATCATGATGCCGACGATGGTCATCATCGCGCCGAGCAGAAACACAACGTTCCAATCCACGGCTTTGAGCGCCAGGGAAGGGCTGTAAAAACCGAACCATTGGCCGGCGAAGATCATCGCACCCGCGCCCAACATGGCAAATTTGGTGCGGTGAAAGCCATGCACGCCCTCGGTAAAGATGCCAAGAAAAGTCAAAGCCATGATGCTGGCCGACACCAGCATCGAGTCGTTCCAGGTTAATTATCCATCATAAGGTTTAAACCACCGGCTTTAGCCGGTCAGCTTTAGCTGCGATAATTTGCCCAAGGAGGTGGCGATGGACTATAGATACGGCAGCCATACGGTTTACCAAATTGAGTATCATTTTGTTTGGGTTACGAAGTATCGTTATAAAGTGCTGAAGGATGAAATAGCCGAACGAGTGAGAGACTTGGTGCGGCAGACATGCGAAGCCTTTGAGATACGGATTATCAAAGGTGTCGTGAGCAAAGATCATGTGCACATTTTGGTGAGTGCGCCGCCGACTATGGCCCCAAGCGAAATCATGAGGCGAATCAAGGGACGAACTTCGAGCTATCTGTTCGAAGAGTTCCCGCACTTGAAAAAGCGATATTGGGGTCGACATTTTTGAGCCCGCGGTTATTTTTGCGCCACAGTGGGGCAAATGACTGATGAGATGATAAAGCAATATTTGGAGCATCACTTTGAACCTAATCCAAACGATAATTTCAAGATGGAGCCCGACTAAGACGCGTCGTTTAGTCGACGCGTATCCGGACTTTCAGTCCGTTATTGGAACCCACCCGCTTGAGCGGGTGGTTGTTTAGTCATGCGTCATTTATTAAGCTCCTTATCAATAAGCGATGGGAAGATTCCCTTCGGATGGCTTCTGATAGACTCGGCGATGAGGCGATTGGACGTTGCCCTTGCTTGCAAACCGGCCAGGCCGGACAGAGAGTATCAGAAGGCATACGTTGGTTTCGGCTCGTCCTTGAGCATTGTCATCAGCCGGCTATGGAGTAAGCCGGCGATACTTTTCGACAGAACGGTTCAGGGCAATTTGACCGGGTGGGTAAAAACATAATCGTCTTTCTTGACGATGCTATGGCAATTGAAACATTCTTTGGCGAAGTTCTCGTCCTTGCCGTAGGGAACCGCATCCATCCCTTTCCAACGGGCATATCCCCAACCGCCGGTTTTTTTGTATTTGACGGCGTCCTTGATCATGAACTCGATGTGCGATAGCTCGCCGGGCACGGTGGCTTTGGCCCAATCCGGATGTTGCGAGTCTTTCCAGACCAGTTTGCCCAGCACGCTGCCCTTGGGCCAGGGTTTGGTTTTACCGGACTCGATCGCTTTGACGGCGATATCGTTGCCGACGATGATGCGGAGGCTGCTGTTATCGGTGCGATGCGAAGTGCCGATGAACTGCCAGTTTTGATAGCCTCGGGGAACTTCGATGCCGTTGGGGGCGGGGGCAATGTCTTTGGCGAATAAGGTCTGGCTTCCGAGCATAAGAACGGCCGTTAGCATCCCTGTGGACGATTTTTGTTTCATAAATTGACTCCTGATTAGGTTGTCGTAAAATTCAAAATGTAGGGTTTACTCTAAAGGGCATAAAAGCGAAGTGTAAGCCCAACGAAATGCAAAGGATGGGGACCGATACGCTCTATCCTGCCTTTTACGACCGCCCTCCTGAGAGATGTTGGGTTAACTTGGCGAAAACCAACCGTGAGTATATGTTGGGTCCGGAATTAGCCTAACACAAGTCATTATAGTCTGGCAGTATTATCGAATCGATATTATTATACAGTTGCTATGTCTCTGCAAACAGGCGTTTCATTATCCTATGAGAGATAATTCGCAACCAGGGAAATGCTGATTAATCCGGTATTTTCTGGAGTACAGGGATGAACGGCGCTGAGGAATCCTGGACGGATTTATTCAGCGCTTTTCTCGGGGGGGCTCCACTGCTCATTTTTTCATCATCAAGCCCAACAAACCCTTGACCAACACTTCCGGCGTCGGCGGGCAGCCGGGAATGGTGACGTCGACCGGGATCACATTGGCTACCGCGCCGCAACAGGCATAGGACACACCGAATTCGCCGCCGCAAGCCGCGCAATCGCCGGCGGCGATCACCCATTTCGGATGCGGCG
Proteins encoded in this region:
- a CDS encoding F0F1 ATP synthase subunit delta; translation: MEFDLTTFLLEIVNFLILIWILQRLFYRPVRDQINRRKQLIDQSLAQAEKMRQEALELKKTYENRQQQWDQEKQAAISALHQQLETDRQQQLLKLREELELERHRARTSMQRQQQEIHRHQQKLALLNGAHFASLILKQAAGPQLEDRLFDLLFQQIHQLPDACMNSLQTLDRNKTLDIHVSSVYPIDHERKQRLEQRLTSLIDNPLHFEYSQTPDLLAGFRIDIGAWVLHVNLQHELSGFAEIADDF
- the atpE gene encoding ATP synthase F0 subunit C, coding for MNAMTWIVLGSTVAAVIGIAIGVIGPALAMGRAISSSLEAMARQPESERPLMRTLFIGLAMIESLAIYCLVIILIVLFKNPLLTYILP
- a CDS encoding F0F1 ATP synthase subunit A translates to MDNDFSLTFGFLTLHSSVLTTWGIMLAITAFAGLTTRNMTMLPSRLQTIIEAIVGVIEQSVLAVAPEHGRMIMPFIATLWLFLVVANLLGLIPGLHSPTRDLSVTASLALLVFLSVHWFGIRTQGLKNYLRHYLQPTPILLPFHILSELTRTLALAVRLFGNIMSLEMAAMLILLVAGFLAPVPILMLHIVEALVQAYIFGMLALIYLAGAIQSQQSHTEEQGKS
- a CDS encoding AtpZ/AtpI family protein gives rise to the protein MNDHKKNLIRQIERQARRMQKARREQHNILAQTLFLGTLGLVLVLPVIGGAYLGFWLDGMAQGYSMRWTLGLILLGLVIGVINVYLLIRENE
- a CDS encoding ATP synthase F0F1 subunit epsilon, producing the protein MTTFTLNLYDVRQSQTIDDVAVFVGEDASGSFGLKAHHARFMTSLITGLSRFRRQDDDWQYLALAGGVLYFHNNELSISTRHFLVGSDFERISELLKQQIEQEEESLGSIRLSLQKMEQSMLTKLWNLRRRNE
- the atpD gene encoding F0F1 ATP synthase subunit beta, yielding MEAPISSQKTAIGTITEVHGPVVIISCKRLPPLRQALYACFDHTTFLFEVHQHLDQHQVRAITLHGTAGLSRGMPVYDSGAPLHVPVAEQCLGRLLNIFGEPLDGQPELPQKDYRNIHSKPAALYETAGITGILQTGIKVIDLLCPFVKGGKTGLFGGAGVGKTVLVMEFIHAVSAIHQGVSVFAGVGERIREAHELWREMQQAGVMQDTLLVFGQMDESPGVRFRIGLSALTYAEYLRDTLQKEVLFVMDNVFRFVQAGSEISSLLGRMPATVGYQPTLTTEVAELEERILSTQSGNITSVQAVYVPADDMTDPAVSTILSHLDTTVILSREQASKGIYPAVDPLQSGSKLMDKHTLGERHYQIAEGVREHLARYRELEDIIAMLGIEELSESDRRIVMRARKLQRYLTQPFKVLAQHSHQPGVSVPLQQTLSDCEAFLLGQYDNISEQQCYMRGSMQEHP
- a CDS encoding sigma-54-dependent transcriptional regulator, with product MKDCLLIIEDEKLLGLELQRFFSKQDWEIEWVTSLGEAREILLQQKIDPIVVLSDMNLPDGNALDFLEEMRGQAIEGIEWLFLTGFGSIADSVRALRLGAFDFIEKPCELNRLNLQIEGAARSAKAQRRLLQETESSHKKFSDKALLGRSPNTKSLRNMLQRIAKVPFSSLVIHGETGTGKGLLAKVLHYNGSRASAPLVEINCAALPHELLESELFGFEAGAFTNARKRHRGLFEQAHKGTLFLDEIGEMELDLQSKLLKAVEELKIRRLGSETEIDVDVQIIAATNQDLPKLVAAGKFRGDLYHRLSVLSVHIQPLRERLEDLEDLVPAFINEFNAKSGKKVSTELCDETWRQLKRYHWPGNTRELRNVIERCVLLAEDYKFPLQWLQLSGNHVAENQPPAADDARQLHIPLDGSLSLQDMEKYILQKVLELTDYNVTAAARMLGSTRETLRYRVQKYRLKCS
- a CDS encoding sensor histidine kinase, whose product is MLNLLFRPVIFVSIVLGLFIVVELLAIGGLTWRNHQRLNMLEADIRNGHRLEETIFVLLTNQLQTDGSSKPGRIADDPQNMLAELQHILPPKQIGSPQVVADIKSLQEAFAKALQGDNEGLVRSLETTRQLFSRQIREEENLLESIAADSQLEFELAVVIPLLTFAIIFVIGRFFFRRNVLAPLGSLKEFLQMLASGDRRPIQQQSADPVMQALFDNYNNLVMRLTELEQEHLDYTHELEHKIREATSALFEQSQQIARGERLTVVAELAASTAHELRNPLAGIQLALQNILLECEDRELQERLEAVFHEVKRLTQHLNDLLALTRTPSNQAETVDIRQICNDLSQFLKYQIPENVKLTYNIDPKLKAHLPPTEFRLALLNLLLNAIHAIGNQAGQIQLSARRDDERIIITVQDSGPGFDDSLLNNGIQPFVSLKEKGTGLGLAMVQRFVKSQQGTVRLHNNEDGHACVTLTLPVLNS
- a CDS encoding ArsB/NhaD family transporter, whose amino-acid sequence is MLVSASIMALTFLGIFTEGVHGFHRTKFAMLGAGAMIFAGQWFGFYSPSLALKAVDWNVVFLLGAMMTIVGIMIPTGGFQALAYRIADYSRGKLFLLMVLLGTAVTVISLLLDNVTTVVIFGPLIVLICQALNISPIPYLLAAALLSDTGGVATLVGDPPNLMIGSAAHIDFNTFFMRMGGIVFAAWLAILYALKFFFRQELSVTPDTPDFTEQETIKDPQTWNVSLWILGFMVILFIFHHDLGWNAWVVAAIGLTLLVFIAHHIDLDESFGSLEMTLLIFFVSLFILVGGVERSHFLEYIGTFIKPFVASDLLLASIVLMWVAAILSALIDNIPFTAAMVPILLGLEAQGINVAPLWWSLAIGVGMGGNGTHLGSTANVFIVTLSERIAKENNNPDLAITPGVWIKKGTPAMILTLLVSSLGMSLFFDFFAAPIHPHK
- a CDS encoding cytochrome P460 family protein, which gives rise to MKQKSSTGMLTAVLMLGSQTLFAKDIAPAPNGIEVPRGYQNWQFIGTSHRTDNSSLRIIVGNDIAVKAIESGKTKPWPKGSVLGKLVWKDSQHPDWAKATVPGELSHIEFMIKDAVKYKKTGGWGYARWKGMDAVPYGKDENFAKECFNCHSIVKKDDYVFTHPVKLP